The sequence ACTTTCATGAACGCTCAAAGTTTTTCAATTGGTACCATGGATCTTTTTTCCCTAGTGACTAGTACAACtccttttttctgtttttcccttttttctctcttgtttacgtctcttgttcttctttctttttctgttccgaTCCCCTCTTTCATGTTCtccttttagtttatatacttccCTTTGCGTTTCATccttaccgcacacgtgtaggttgggtccggaggatttctttctgtcccatctcgCACCCCtgggaacttcctatgggcagctgtaaggctgcttccttactgttcaggtatcacctccacattaatgcggccagagagttggttgagaggtcattaatgcgcaGGCAGCTGTTGTTACAGATATTTGTTgaccttatctctttcatccgTAGTCGGTTACTCTTATCCTTtacggtgacctaattctgGGATCGGATCGCAGTAAGACCACGTCCCAATCGTCCttggacgcatactgccgaggagtatggcaTGCTCGGATGGGTACGCGTCCTTGGATGGGCCTCAGGCCCCACAACCCTAAATCAATTCCGAACCCTACGAGCCCATTAATCGaccggtccccacaatagcccctcaaaatcctacttctCGATTCCTCGGGagaaaaggtggattttgacgtcataagcctgcGTCTGAGCgcgttttggggcatgcccctgacgcttcagtaccccgattttggcagcattaaattctgacaactcccttgtctcccacgttcgacggtgagatctAAATCGAATGGCAAGGGATTCCTCTTATcttgtgagcgggaattttacCGCTCACAATCCTttcatgactataaaggcgttccTTAACTAAACCTGCACCTTACCTTTGATGATTACGTGGTTCTAGAGCTTATACATCGAATCTGCCTTCTTCCAGTCTTCGCTATTTTCCTAGCGATTGCAAATAATCGTACGTTGTCCGAGATCCTTCccttgaacctgtaagtcctctcgAAGCTTCTACCACTTTTGTTTATAGCCAAAAAGTCTTTTCTACTAAGTTTTTTAGAAAGATGGGGAAACAGAAGAATCCATTTCGACGTCTCGTTGACTCCGAagagggtattagaaacttccgctCTAAGTACAAGATTCCTCCAACGGTGGGGTTGAGGTATACAGCCCAAGGCGAGTGGGTTGATGCCAGGCAAACCGGGGAAGtagttatccccatgattgcctttattGAGGGCGGGATGACTATtcccatgggtagtatcaccaGGGGTTACCTTAACTTTTTTAGGCTATCCCCTACTCAAtgtgctcccaatatgtttaggattctgggaagtgtagacgctctgaatcagagaatggatcTAAAGCTAAcccatcacgacgtgaattgggtgtacagcctTCACCGCCTAACTGACCAGgactattatctcaagtcgagatatcctgaagtaaggctaattcagtgcctccccacttcaaataagaacctaaaagaggatttccttattttttctggagaatggcatgatggtctaccttgccccacagtagagggaacaccaggtgggtgcgAAGTTATAGACCTATGCTAGTTAGCTCACGAACGCATTTTATTTACCTTTATTATTCTCGTGTATCATAATTTTAACTTTAGAATcaacggttttgcagatagacgctacacgaagccccaatctcagattagtcaataaGGCGAACCTAGATAGGTTATTGaaagctgaaatatacgtgaacgaggctgatggcCAGTTacgggcagcacatttaattcttggctatacccccctttcttttggctttcaggcaCCGAAGTGCGTAATTAGGGCACACGATCCTCGGCTTCACTGTATCAGCGTTGCCTACAAAGGGTTtattgttccagagggtattccacttcccaaacacacacctctcacagaACCTCTTTTCGTGGCCAGCGTCTCGGCGGGACCTTCTTCACCCTCATTTTCCCTtaagaaaaagggaaccaataggagaaggaaaaggggaAAAGACAAGGAAAGCGTCGTAACAGTATCTGAATCCGCGGATGATTTCGGGATTTTCGATCAGCCCATAAGCCCCAAGGAAAAtcctgacgagatggggatacaaaggaaaccccagaaaagcttgatggagctgatggaaggtcCACCGGGAAAGTCTGCACCTGCCAAAACAGTACCATCCCCGGCTTCATCTCTcccagccaggtctcctcctcccGTTCCTCGCCACCCCCCTCGATCATCTCCACAACCAGCGCTGCCCAGCACTGCCGAGCAGGAAAAAAGCAGGGATCAGAAGGGTAAGGAGGTGGCAAACGCGAGCAAGTCTCGTCCCATTCGAGAGGAAGAtgtccaacgagctgcaaagcagcagaaaactaggCATCCCGCCACGCGGAGCCATGAGAAACCCGATTCCCCACATCCTGATTCACAAGCGTGGTTGCCAGTTCCCATGCTCGGCGGGGAGCCCCTGCAAGacgatgcctctataagggactATAAtggcggcattgggtgtcatgtagcctcggccatagaggaggccttattgctcccaaaggatatggctgagataaagaatatgaggaagaatcaaatcatccttGACAACAaacgatacttgggcatggtgagaagctgTCTTTTACACTGCCTCATTCTATAACTGTTACTTACTCATGCGCACTTTTTATTAATCCATAATACTGCCTCACCCCTCCATTTTTTACAGATCATTCAAAATACTTTCAAACTAGACGAAATGCTCAATGCTTGCTCCAATCAGCTAGACGgcgaaaggaaaagaagggtaacggctgtacagaccttgtccaaatctgaacaggatttAGTCGATGCAAGGAAGAAACTACAGGTcgaagaagaagctcgcaagagtgctgaaTTGACATCAGAAGGCTTCtagaagcaggccgaggaacaggcaaagcttctgcgcgaggcgaatgccgagctgaagaagactcaggagcaagttcttgttcttaagaagcattTAGAAGAAACTCAGAAGCTAAGGGAGCAAGCTAAAAGGCTCAGAGAACGAGCCGAGGAAGCGAAAAACAAGTTCGAACAGGCAACAaatgaagccgagcagaggggctacgaAATTGGGATAGCTGAAACGGAGAAAGCTTTAAGAACCGAGGTTCCGGAGGTGTGTCGTATCTACTGCGCGAGAAcctggagcgaggctcttaacgttgctggggttgaagcctcgtCTAAGCTACGCaagccagagaacgtatattACCCCGAAGCGATATGCCCCTCAGCTCCTCAACCGTACCAGGCTGATACTCCTCCACCAGCTATTAATCCTAACGAGGGGGTTTTGCCTCGCAAttcccctccaggagcttccccaaACAAATCCACCCCTGCTTTGAAGGCAGAGACGGCCtcacagggttttcaacaagaattggatTCCGCGGTTTTATCAACCGGGGGTATTACTAATTGAAAGTAGAAAAGTAGATTTGTAACTTTAAATAGACACTTAATGGAGGGCTTTATCACTTACTTTCTTATCGTTCTGACAACTCCAAGTTACCTTCACAATCATTTGCTTTGTCGTTGTAATTTTTTATGGGCTCATTTTAACCACCTTTTTCATTGCACACCAATCTTGCATTCGAAGCTTTCTCTTTCTGACTCCATAACAAGTGTCCGTAGGGCattattttcatcaattttatgatttagaaaaattcatcacaatcacaattatatttatcatttagTACTTCAATATACAACTTAGAAGATCAATTTCTACcgagtttgtggtccgaggatttGGCATAACTTAGCCTTTGTTCCACGTTTTAATATAAATCATaagatgttaatttccactaagtttgcgatccgaggacctgacataatttaatttctgtttaacaataTATCATGAATGATaagatgttaatttccactaagttcgcgatccgaggacctggcatagcTTAGtgtctgtttaacaattcaacatgataggatgttaatttccactaagtttgcgatccgaggatctagcataacttagtttctgtttaacaattcaatatgataggatgttaatttccactaagtttgcgatccgaggacctggcataacctagtttctgttcaacaattcagtatgataggatgttaatttccactaagtttgcgatccgaggacctggcataacttagtttctgttcaacaattcagtatgataggatgttaatttccactaattttgcgatccgaggacctggcataacttagtttctgttcaacaattcagtatgataggatgttaatttccactaagtttgcgatccgaggacctggcataacttagtttctgttcaacaattcagtatgacATGACAGGATGCAAAATTTACAGGATGCATATTTGACataagttaaaagagaatatttgaattgaaactttttactaataataataccttctgagattatttacattccaaggatggagtacaggtttttcgtctaggtcctctagatagtaagcccctattcctgctacagaagtaatccgatatagtccctcccaattgggtcccagttttccccaatttggattcctagtggcccccaggacttttctcaacaccagatctcctatggctaacggcctcatcctcacattacTGTCGTAGCCCTacttgagtttgtgctggtagtaagccagccgaaccatcgcgctttccgttcgttcttcaatcaggtctaaacttttttccagcATCGCATCGTTATCActcgaagagaatgcactggtctttaacgttgggaatccagtttccaggggaataatggcctcggccccataagtcatgGAGAAGGGAGTTTCCCCCGTCGAACGTCGGGGAGTTGTCCGAtatgtccaaagcacatgtggcagttcttccacccatttccctttcgcgtcatccagtctcttcttaagcccattgacgataactttgttaacagcttcagcctgcccattgccttgcagataagctggagtggaatatctgtttcttattcccagttctgaacaatatttcctaaaggcattgctatcgaactggagcccgttgtccgaaacaagagctcgtgggattccaaatcgcgtaacaatgttcttccagacaaacttcttcacatctacgtccctgATATTCGCTaagggctcagcttcaacccatttagtaaagtagtctgtgccgaccagcaggtacttcttgtttcctatagttttaggaaaagggccgacaatgtccagcccccattgcgcaaaaggccaagggcttgagagagggttaagaactcctcctggttggtggatattcggagcatatctttgacactggtcgcatttcttaacgtactcctgcgcttctctGTGCATATTCGGCCACTAATAACCCTGCGTTTGTGCTCGGTATGATAGAGACCTCCCTCCTGTATGGCTcccacaaatgccctcatgcaactcttccaggattgaTTCTGCTGTCTCAGGAGGCACGCAGAGCAAGTACGGTCCAGAGAAAGACCGTATGTACagctttttatcctcggataaccagtaccgaggtgctctTCTTCGTActttctcagcttccaccttatccTCAGGCAGTGTGTCACtttcgagaaattttaatatagggtccATCCAACTTGGCGACGAATTAACTTGACGGATttggcaaacctccttttctggtgaagtgggagtacacaagtcttcgacgataattacccgagggaaatttcgtactgaggaggtggcaagggtcgccaAGGAGTCAGCGTGGGTATTCTCccctcgtggaatatgtaatacgtcgaaAGATTGGAACTCAGTTCGCATTTGCCTAACCCGGTCCAGgtacccttgcatccttgggtctctggcctccaatTCTCCGGTAACCTGGCCGACGACCAGCCTCGAGTCTGAGAACAGTTTCaccgcctttccacccattttacggaccatgctcattcccattatcaaagcttcgtactctgattcattgttagtagccgagaaccctaACCTTAACGAtttctcgatgatgacctcttcaGGGGATATCAAAACCAATCCCAATCCGGCcccccgttggtttgcggccccatccacgtacacTTTCCACACAGACCTTCCTTGGGCGGATATCacgccaaccgattttccatccatgtgaTCCTGATTCCTACTAAtttcctcagggcactcagcgaattcagctaccaGATCGGCGAGAACTTGACCCTTTACAGAGGTGCGGGGCAGGTACTTGATATcgaaagcacccagaatcgtaccccacttggcaattctacCGGTGTAGTCGGCACTTCTAAGTATAGATTTAAGAGGCCATTGGGTCAAAATaactacagtgtgagcttgaaaatagtgcggaagtttgcgtgttgcatggaccaccgccaGTATGGCCTTTTCCAATGAtagatatctcacctcggcttcatggagggatttacttacataataaactggcctctgaacgccattgtcttctcgaatcaagacgaaactgactGCGTGAGGGGCTACCGCCAAGtaggcatacaacacctcatccacctcagggcTATACATGATCGGTGGTTTGGACAAATagtctttcaactgctggaacgcctcaGCGCACTCTttggtccattcgaatccttgccacttatgtagcaggcggaaaaaaggacgacacctctcagccgacctggagatgaaccggttcaacgcagcagtcatcccagtcaacttctgcacctcttttggattccgaggcgcttgcaaatcgttaatagccctaatctggtctggattcacctcaattcctctatgggtcaccatgtaccccaagaatttcccggagcctacaccaaaggagcacttcgaagcattcaggcgcaatttGTGTTCTCTCAATATCCCAAAGATGCTACTAAGGTCCCCCACGTGTTCAGTTACTACTTTACTTTTCAcgaccatgtcatcaatataaacttcgatgcttctgcccagctgtgactcaaacattttcgtcatcatgcgctggtaggtagatccagcatttttcaagccgaaaggcatcaccttgtaatggtagttcccaaccggggtcacgaaagcggttTTTTCCTGATCATCAGCGAccagcggtatttggtgatatccttgaaaggcatccaagaaactcatcctagggtggcccacggtcgcatccacctactggtcaatcttgggcataggaaatgggtctttAGGGCATGCCTAattaagatcggtgaaatcaacgcacactcgccatttccctgttttcttctttactaccaccgtattggccagccattggggataaaagacctctttgatagccccaggCTGTTTCAGCTTGGCGACTTCACTTCtgactgcctcggcatgctctttcgatggtcgccgaggaatTTGCCTCCTGGGGGGAATGACAGGGTTCACGTTGAGTcggtgacaaatgaaacttgggtctacgcctggggcttcatacgggtcccatgcaaagacgtccacattggctcgaaggaactccagcaaactcACTTTCTCTTGCAGGGGCAGCTTAGCCCCAACCcggaagaatttttctggatcatcagcaacaatCACCTTTTCTAGATCTTCACACTCCACCCCATTGGTTGGTATGTCCAAACCTGACGCTGGgggctttaattgctatgactcattatcggctgtagccgaggtttctgcctctgGCCAATGCTGAATGgccgctacttggcattgccgagcagccgcttggttccctactatctccagcacttggtctccggatgggtacttcaccttctgatgtagggtggatgaaaccgctttaagtgtgtgaagccaaggtctgcctaAGATAGCCGTGTATGGAGaataaacatctacgacaataaaatccacctccaccacctccgtgcctgactgcacgggcagcctgattagccccatagggatgaccaaccttccctcaaaactgactagaggggaattataggttgtcAAGTCTCCCGatttcaaacctagccccttgtacaaatccggatacatcacatccgctgcGCTCCCttgatcaaccatcactcttcggacatcgtacccaTTAATCCTCAgtgtgaccaccaaggcatcctcatggggttgtataGTTCCAACCAAATCttcgtctgaaaaacccaaCATCAAAGGGACACGCCTCTTGGCCCTCTTCGatgcttgagaacgatcctcGGCGGGGAATCGGGACACCGACGACACTCTTGTGGGGCAAGAACCAGTCCTtcccggggccgcaaagatgacattgatcgttccccgagggagccttgatgaagcatccccccgcacctcggaacctgcctggctcgcccttccgctggaatggtgcaagagttgctttaatttcccttctcggaccaactgctccaaatggtcccataaattcctacagttgtctgtcgtgtgcccatggtcctaatggtaatggcaatacaaactcgggttgcgttttgtaggctctcccgccatcctgttcggccaattgaagaatggctcatcctttatcttctctaaaacctgctgaacaggctcccgaaacACTGCATTAACGACCTGGGCGTCCGCTGAGGCCGACTGCCCAGCGAAGTCCCTCCTTGGTCGGTtattattataacgatccgacctgaaatcccttctctcctgagggatcaccttggcctttcctttcccctgaagttgatcttcctctattcttttgtacttctctattctgtccatcagctggcgcacactggtgacaggtttgcccgtcaaggatttcctcaagtcgtggTCAGCTGGGAGATcggctttgaaagtggttatagccacagcgtcattcttcccccctatttcattaaacatttcccagtacctatccgaatagctcttgagagtctcgccctctcgcatagacaaagtCAACAAGGAGTCCAGAGGCAAAGGAGTTcggctgcatgtaataaagcgagcgccaaaagcctgggtcagtgctttgaaagatccaacagaattggcccttaagccattgaaccacctcatcaccgttggacccaaactcgatggaaaaatcttgcacatcagagcatcatccctggaatgaatagctatcttctggctgtaataacttacatgttccaccggatccgaatggccatcatacagagagaacgtaggttgattgaaccgccgaggatgggtagcatcatctatgcttcttgtaaagggtgatctggaaatttgactcaatgCTTTGTTCAtcgcatcgtttcccaagccgctgctagttggacttttacgcctacgcctatggcgacattcctcttcgtaggagaaagtctcgctttgcggagtcctcgacctccgcctgtaactaattccatccgactccccggatgatgGTTCGGAGCGAGGTGGTGAACGTTCCCGTCGTGCATGGCGTAACTCCCTCTTCAAgtccgcaatctcacgttgcagatccccatcatgcttcgcgtgggaaacgtgactcttcccgcgtgtacGGGTTCTCGTGGTATGAGTAGTATGTATGCTCCCCTCCTGGACTTCCCTCTGTTCGGGACTCcttcgaggaccaccatgctgagagccccttgactccgcctgatgcGAGTTGACATCATCCTGATGCAGCCCTGCTGCAGGGTAAGgcagttccactccttccatcgaaaacgtTGTATTAGAGGTTatacaagctaacacaagctctccccacagacggcgccaattgtaaggacacggtTCGCAACGAACCTAActgtgttgggttcgcacgtgaaaaggcccaaacaatatgatttgtagagcgtgggtgtaaagaactaggttaaccgTGGTCTATCCTCCAAAGACTCACTTTCATGAACGCTCAAAGTTTTTCAATTGGTACCATGGATCTTTTTTCCCTAGTGACTAGTACAACtccttttttctgtttttcccttttttctctcttgtttacgtctcttgttcttctttctttttctgttccgaTCCCCTCTTTCATGTTCtccttttagtttatatactcccctttgcgTTTCATccttaccgcacacgtgtaggttgggtccggaggatttctttctgtcccatctcaCACCCCtgggaacttcctatgggcagctgtaaggctgcttccttactgttcaggtatcacctccacattaatgcggccagagagttggttgagaggtcattaatgcggaggcagctgttgttACAGATATTTGTTgaccttatctctttcatccgTAGTCGGTTACTCTTATCCTTTACGGTGACCTAATTCTAGGATCGGATCGCAGTAAGACCACGTCCcaatcgtcctcggacgcaatcgtcctcggacgcatactgccgaggagtatggcgtGCTCGGATGGGTACGCGTCCTTGGATGGGCCTCAGGCCCCACAACCCTAAATCAATTCTGAACCCTACGAGCCCATTAATCGACCGGTCCCCACAACACCATTAATAATAGTTAGTAAAAGGACCAACACaactcagttttaaaacttaagaGACTAATTGTACTCGCtttaaacttgagggaccaattacGTATACAGGATAAACTTCAGGGACCAATAgtgtaattttgcaaaaaaaaaaaaaaaaaaaaactttaaacacaaaagttagaacttagaagtaaataaaaaataaatttattaaattggtAAATGTcgtccattattttcttttgtgaaGCTGAAggagataaaaataatatttatttttggtttttcaaaacttaaaaataaaaataaaaatattggcGTATCTTCTTAACAACCCTCACGTGAAATGATTAATCCCTGGCACGTGGACGTTGTGTTAACGTTATACAGGATATCTTTTTCCTGTTCCATTCCTTTATAACGTAACGGTAACGTAGCCCCTCCCTCCTCACCCCCACCGTTATACCCAAGaattcaaacaaaacaaaagattagaaaatagcgggattttgaatttgaatcatGTAACGGACAAATCTAACTTGTCCTCTCCTTTTACTCGATTTCAGTACCACTCTCTCTTCCCACTTCAACTCCACCacctccttctctctctctctctctcacacacgtACAATGGCTTCTCTCACACCAGGAATCCTCCTGAAGCTCCTCCAATCAATGAACTCCACGTCTCGCGTCACCGGCGACCACCGCTCCGCTCTCCTCCAAGTCATCGGCATAGTCCCCGCACTCGCCGGCTCTGACCTCTGGCCCAACCACGGCTTCTACGTTCAGCTCTCCGATTCTCTCAACTCTACTTACGTTTCTCTCTCTGAACGCGACAACGAGCTCATCTTAACCAACCGATTGCAGCTCGGCCAGTTCGTCTACGTCGACCGCTTCGACTTCGACTCGCCTGTCCCGCGCGTGTGCGGCATTCGCCCTATCGCCGGCCGCCACGCCTTCGTCGGAACTCCCGAGCCTCTCGTCGCGCGTATTTCGGCCTCGAAGCGCGAGTTCGTGATTCAACCCGTGACGGCCGATTCGGACCGGTCGGCGGATCCGATTGCGGTTTACTTGTCGAGCAGGAGATCAGAGGAGTCTCGAAGCGATAGCGAAAGCGAGAGGAAGGAGTCGATGAAAAGTGAATCGAAAGCTGAAAAGGGAAGAAGATCAAGTTCAAGGCGGGCTTTAGCGCCTATTGGAAATGTAGGAGGAGATTCCGATGAACCAAAAGCTCCCGATCGGCCTCAGAGGTTCTCATCCCCTGCGGCTTCTAAAAGATCGGTATCGGTCGGGAAGAAGAATGTCGGTGTTGCGGCGGAGAGAGATCCATCGCCGGCCGGAAAAGGAAAGAGATCGGCGTCTCCGGTGCCTTCCAAATGCGTGGTTCCGAGCTTGATTGCAGCACGCGAAGAGAATCGGAAAACGTCGAAGGAGCCGGCGATTGTCGTGCCGTCAAGGTACCGGCAAGCGTCTCCGTCGGGGCGGAGACAAGCTTCACCTAATTCACGCAGGACCTCGCTTTCTCCGGGGAGGAGATTATCAGGTGTGAAGCTTTCGCCAATGGTGGCCGCTGCGGATTCGACCAGTAAGAAGAAGATGGCGAGTATTGTGGCCGGAATTTCGAAAGTCTCAGAAGCACTTGTTGGCTCTGCAAAGACAAATAGGAAGAGCTGGGATGAGCCGCCGCCGCCATCAGCGGCAGACGCGGCAGCAGCCTCAGCCCCTGTGGAGCCGAAAGAGAAGGCTGTATCAAAGAAGAAACCGGATCCGCAAGCAATTTTGCGGACTCAGGTAAATTTGATATCTGTATTCTATACTATACTAATCTAACTTGTTCGTGTGTTCCATCATCCATGTTGTGTTGTCTCaatctcattttgtttttcaattcattATGCGTTAAGCTTTTGATTCTAAAACtgttttttacatatatatgtatgacGATTGAATGTACAGAAAACTAGTTAGTAGAATGCActtgttttgaatcttttgatttctTGGTAATAGAATGCCTCTGAAGGataaaacaaatcattttctttttaatttcattgttgcttttattttttggaaaatattttgctCAATGTTTGGCtagcaaaagaaaaaccctGGTCTAACTGACTCTTACCTTGAGTACTCCTGTCCAAGTTTGGGAAGAAACCAATCAGCACATGTTTTCGGTATAGACTATGGaccaaaaggaaaatgctaaagctattataaattttactacaagaAGCTTACAATTATGTGCCTAGAAT is a genomic window of Quercus lobata isolate SW786 chromosome 2, ValleyOak3.0 Primary Assembly, whole genome shotgun sequence containing:
- the LOC115976977 gene encoding uncharacterized protein LOC115976977, giving the protein MASLTPGILLKLLQSMNSTSRVTGDHRSALLQVIGIVPALAGSDLWPNHGFYVQLSDSLNSTYVSLSERDNELILTNRLQLGQFVYVDRFDFDSPVPRVCGIRPIAGRHAFVGTPEPLVARISASKREFVIQPVTADSDRSADPIAVYLSSRRSEESRSDSESERKESMKSESKAEKGRRSSSRRALAPIGNVGGDSDEPKAPDRPQRFSSPAASKRSVSVGKKNVGVAAERDPSPAGKGKRSASPVPSKCVVPSLIAAREENRKTSKEPAIVVPSRYRQASPSGRRQASPNSRRTSLSPGRRLSGVKLSPMVAAADSTSKKKMASIVAGISKVSEALVGSAKTNRKSWDEPPPPSAADAAAASAPVEPKEKAVSKKKPDPQAILRTQAAISRRISDVNGRRPNTDDSPTDEKTKPSSPDSHLNGEKPNFEALGIAVHEKKWTDGSVPLDAVSSDLARLGKEAMQRRVLASAAAAEALEEALATESIVRSLSMFSELSSESKAGNPLPTIDRFFTIYNNVVKFTVIAESVASSHNADTPNDIIPSEKSKSISLWVEAALATDLQIVSLLTSQDPEPPSTLQKSLSKRQSHNAPTKNHLKTSSCPQSNPSHGVWTRGHGMKDTVELANKLLSEMQIWFLRFVEESLEAGFRVFRESATDGSKTISLDGGSIAVVLSQLKRVNDWLDLVISKGDELLTEKVERLKRKIYGFVIQHVGTTFD